In the genome of Pirellulales bacterium, one region contains:
- a CDS encoding glycosyltransferase family 4 protein, protein MTTSKVLGYHGVGRVSGNKKESLHVLLASASSGSQGGGELYMAGLAKQLVAEGHQIDLVLSDHPRMDGLADMIGAEIRVHRIPYVNSYDRKLRVFGAVFSRRTVATMTKVFQTIRPDIIHINKQNVEDGLDLILAARRSGFPHVSTIHITHSMQSLNAVAGRLRDALTRRQLRTTGSHYLTTADAGRVELSKYLQSQEHAATIHLVRNGVAPAPTADRAAIRQEWNCGPRDIVLGCVARIERQKNPLFLVELLSRMPENVRVIWVGDGRMRGELESAASRYGVSNRLRIEGWRSDARVRMAGFDVFVLPSEYEGFPFAALEAMAAGLPCVVSDADGIREAIIDGENGRLLPPSDMVAWVAAIEQAVADPPLRARWGAAALRRYQQHFSLEAMACGTAAVYRKVIAQFRSR, encoded by the coding sequence ATGACCACGTCAAAAGTGCTCGGCTACCACGGTGTTGGTCGCGTGTCAGGTAATAAAAAAGAGAGTTTGCACGTTCTACTCGCTTCTGCGTCATCTGGTTCGCAAGGGGGTGGAGAACTGTACATGGCCGGATTGGCAAAGCAGTTGGTTGCGGAAGGCCATCAAATCGATCTCGTTCTGTCGGACCACCCGCGCATGGACGGCTTGGCAGATATGATCGGCGCCGAGATTCGCGTGCATCGGATTCCCTATGTCAATTCGTACGATCGCAAACTTCGCGTGTTCGGCGCCGTATTTAGCCGACGGACTGTGGCAACGATGACCAAAGTGTTTCAAACCATCAGGCCCGACATCATCCACATCAACAAGCAAAACGTGGAAGACGGATTAGATCTTATCCTGGCAGCGCGGCGCTCCGGGTTTCCGCATGTAAGTACGATCCATATTACGCATAGCATGCAGTCGCTCAACGCCGTCGCGGGCAGGTTACGCGATGCTTTGACGCGGCGCCAGCTCCGGACCACAGGTAGCCACTATTTGACGACTGCCGATGCGGGCCGAGTGGAATTGTCGAAGTATCTGCAAAGCCAGGAGCATGCTGCGACGATCCACCTGGTACGGAATGGCGTTGCGCCGGCACCCACGGCAGATCGCGCGGCAATCCGCCAAGAGTGGAACTGTGGACCGCGCGACATCGTTCTCGGCTGCGTGGCGCGGATCGAGCGCCAGAAGAACCCCTTGTTTCTTGTCGAGCTGCTGAGTCGGATGCCAGAAAATGTTCGAGTCATTTGGGTGGGCGATGGCCGAATGCGCGGCGAGCTCGAGTCGGCCGCATCAAGGTATGGCGTCAGCAATCGGCTGCGAATCGAAGGCTGGCGGTCGGATGCCAGAGTCCGCATGGCCGGATTCGATGTGTTTGTACTTCCTTCAGAGTACGAAGGGTTTCCGTTTGCAGCGCTCGAAGCAATGGCAGCTGGCTTGCCTTGCGTCGTTTCCGATGCCGATGGCATACGGGAAGCAATTATCGATGGCGAAAATGGCCGATTGCTACCGCCCAGTGACATGGTCGCCTGGGTGGCGGCCATCGAACAGGCGGTGGCTGATCCACCATTACGAGCGCGCTGGGGCGCTGCCGCGTTGCGACGATATCAACAGCATTTCAGCTTGGAAGCCATGGCGTGCGGCACCGCGGCTGTATATCGCAAGGTCATCGCGCAGTTCCGTTCCAGATGA
- a CDS encoding glycosyltransferase family 4 protein, with translation MQDLFQAMAVDSRFELRVHYLEMAAPDTYWDQASLPDYAEVLPGKWFWLMGGRIHVNPQAAQRILTHRPEVIVVTGYSGITNQLVMRALRRRKIPWIFYGERPGLKRRGVLGQALRAVARHPAVRWPSAIAAVGTSAVAQYQVLAPAHCPVENIPYCCNLQPFLSIDRGLRFEGPIRFLYCGQLIERKGVDLLLDAYLKLSRGCSSTTLTFVGEGPLRDELSRRVPGDLQERIHFAGFQPVNQLPKWFANSDVLVLPSRHDGWGVVVNQAIAAGLAVVCSDAVGAAKDLVEDGQSGLIFPAGDGSALANCMAQLASDPEKVKCMGSCSRELAAAWTPEQAVERWYNICSQVVVNCQHEMCQA, from the coding sequence ATGCAGGATCTTTTCCAGGCCATGGCTGTCGACTCGCGATTCGAGCTGCGGGTGCATTACCTGGAAATGGCGGCGCCTGATACCTATTGGGACCAAGCGTCGCTACCCGATTACGCTGAAGTGTTACCCGGTAAATGGTTTTGGCTGATGGGCGGTCGTATTCATGTAAATCCCCAAGCAGCTCAGCGAATACTCACCCATCGGCCCGAGGTGATTGTGGTTACCGGATATTCGGGAATTACCAATCAATTAGTCATGCGCGCGTTGCGGCGTCGAAAGATCCCTTGGATTTTCTACGGTGAACGGCCGGGTCTGAAGCGCCGAGGAGTCCTTGGCCAAGCTCTGCGTGCTGTGGCACGGCACCCGGCGGTACGTTGGCCCTCAGCTATTGCTGCTGTTGGTACCAGTGCGGTAGCACAATATCAAGTTTTAGCTCCCGCGCATTGTCCCGTGGAAAACATTCCATACTGCTGCAATTTGCAGCCGTTTCTCAGCATTGACCGCGGGCTACGGTTCGAAGGTCCAATCCGTTTTTTGTATTGTGGGCAGTTGATCGAGCGTAAAGGAGTGGATTTGTTATTGGATGCTTATCTAAAGTTATCCAGAGGTTGTTCGTCAACCACGTTGACGTTTGTCGGAGAAGGCCCGCTTCGTGATGAATTGTCGCGCCGCGTGCCCGGCGATCTGCAAGAGAGAATTCATTTCGCGGGGTTTCAACCCGTAAACCAATTGCCGAAGTGGTTCGCCAACAGTGATGTGCTCGTGCTTCCCTCAAGACACGATGGTTGGGGCGTCGTTGTCAATCAGGCGATAGCAGCGGGGCTCGCAGTCGTGTGCTCCGATGCCGTGGGCGCCGCCAAGGATCTTGTGGAAGATGGCCAAAGCGGATTGATATTTCCCGCCGGGGATGGTTCGGCATTGGCGAATTGTATGGCACAGTTGGCGAGCGACCCGGAGAAGGTCAAATGCATGGGTAGCTGTTCTCGCGAGTTGGCCGCAGCCTGGACTCCAGAACAAGCCGTCGAGCGCTGGTACAACATATGCAGCCAAGTGGTTGTCAATTGCCAGCACGAGATGTGCCAAGCATGA
- a CDS encoding glycosyltransferase, which yields MPTIALTTANRSAVVSSTLDVVHVIPYMHPRAGGPPVVVDRLCRKLSERGWTNHVMSTNTFADAGDVSWLDRYGDGYSLEIFPSRGPGSYSFSRALSKSIDRFVAGARLVHLHTAWTHPTWAAMRACRRHHVPYIVMPHGMLDPNSLSRKWLKKQLYGRLVEWPYLRQARAMVYTNAEERRLAEKAVVGLPPGYVVPLASDEPPPEPRSYLAEEFLTTYPDLRGKALVVFLSRLHPKKGLDLLIPGFALLAKCQRSAQLVLVGPGESRYVAQLRQLAELLGIAHRVSFIGPLEGRAKWTALAAAQVFALPSYQENFALVVVEALRMGVPTVISRRINIWDDIIRSQGVAICDLTAQSVADMLLPWLSDPVTAESAGRQGQEFVGQHFTWDRSTEALCQIYADILGAPTAADEFA from the coding sequence ATGCCAACTATTGCCCTCACCACGGCGAACCGATCCGCTGTCGTGTCGTCAACCTTAGATGTGGTACACGTGATTCCTTATATGCATCCGCGCGCCGGAGGGCCCCCCGTAGTGGTCGATCGCTTGTGCCGAAAGCTTTCTGAGCGCGGCTGGACGAACCATGTGATGAGCACCAACACTTTTGCTGATGCCGGTGATGTATCCTGGCTCGATCGCTATGGCGATGGTTATTCACTCGAGATATTCCCTAGCCGCGGACCTGGCAGCTACAGTTTCAGTCGCGCGCTTTCGAAGTCGATTGACAGGTTTGTTGCCGGCGCGCGGCTTGTTCACCTGCACACGGCCTGGACGCATCCTACTTGGGCAGCCATGCGGGCCTGTCGGCGACATCATGTGCCGTACATCGTCATGCCTCATGGCATGCTGGATCCGAATTCACTGTCGCGAAAATGGCTGAAAAAACAGCTGTACGGTCGGCTTGTAGAATGGCCATACTTGCGACAAGCTCGGGCCATGGTGTACACCAATGCAGAAGAACGTCGACTCGCGGAAAAAGCCGTCGTGGGTTTGCCCCCCGGCTATGTTGTACCGTTGGCCTCCGACGAGCCTCCCCCAGAGCCCCGCAGCTACTTAGCGGAAGAATTCTTAACGACCTATCCTGATTTGCGCGGTAAAGCACTAGTTGTGTTTCTCAGCCGATTGCACCCGAAAAAAGGGCTTGATTTACTGATCCCTGGTTTTGCGTTGCTGGCCAAGTGCCAGCGCAGCGCGCAGCTGGTCTTAGTAGGTCCAGGTGAATCGCGGTACGTGGCCCAACTGCGGCAGCTGGCCGAACTGCTGGGCATCGCCCATCGGGTCAGTTTCATCGGCCCGCTTGAAGGGCGTGCGAAATGGACCGCATTGGCCGCGGCACAAGTTTTCGCACTGCCTTCCTACCAAGAGAACTTCGCGCTGGTCGTGGTTGAAGCACTCCGGATGGGCGTGCCGACAGTGATCAGCCGCCGAATCAATATTTGGGACGACATAATTCGATCCCAGGGTGTGGCAATCTGCGATCTGACAGCCCAAAGTGTTGCCGATATGTTGCTTCCCTGGTTAAGTGATCCCGTGACAGCCGAAAGTGCCGGCCGCCAAGGTCAGGAGTTTGTTGGCCAGCATTTCACCTGGGATCGATCGACCGAAGCGTTATGCCAAATTTATGCTGACATCTTGGGTGCTCCAACAGCAGCCGATGAATTCGCCTGA
- a CDS encoding WcaF family extracellular polysaccharide biosynthesis acetyltransferase, translating into MNSPESVSRQVPQMPPENESVQQAASQSVEQSDKPSWLDLSSYSNQGYAPGRGKIIRAAWHVVSLLIFESGWFPFRRPKVWLLRLFGARVGCGLVIKPQVRIKFPWRLTVGNHCWIGQSVWIDNLAEVCLGDHICVSQGAYLCTGSHNYRLRSFNLVTRPMMIENGAWIGAKAVLLPGCHVGANTIVGAGSVVRQPVGPEEIVAGNPAESVCYRCEPRTSK; encoded by the coding sequence ATGAATTCGCCTGAATCGGTATCTCGACAGGTTCCGCAAATGCCGCCGGAGAATGAGAGCGTCCAGCAAGCCGCTTCCCAGTCGGTCGAGCAATCGGACAAGCCATCGTGGTTGGATCTGTCATCCTACAGCAACCAGGGTTATGCCCCGGGTCGGGGAAAGATAATTCGGGCCGCATGGCATGTGGTCAGCCTATTGATTTTCGAAAGCGGATGGTTTCCGTTTCGCAGGCCCAAGGTGTGGTTGCTCCGATTATTTGGAGCACGCGTCGGTTGCGGATTGGTGATTAAACCCCAGGTCCGAATCAAATTCCCCTGGCGTTTGACTGTTGGCAATCACTGCTGGATTGGCCAGAGTGTTTGGATCGATAACTTGGCCGAGGTTTGCTTGGGCGATCATATATGTGTTTCTCAAGGGGCCTATTTATGTACCGGCAGCCACAATTATCGCCTGCGCTCGTTTAATTTGGTTACCCGGCCGATGATGATCGAAAACGGCGCCTGGATTGGCGCGAAAGCGGTGTTGCTGCCTGGCTGTCACGTGGGCGCCAACACGATAGTGGGTGCCGGCAGCGTCGTACGGCAACCAGTGGGTCCGGAAGAAATTGTGGCTGGAAATCCGGCCGAAAGCGTGTGCTACCGATGTGAGCCACGCACGAGCAAGTAA